A region from the Acipenser ruthenus chromosome 13, fAciRut3.2 maternal haplotype, whole genome shotgun sequence genome encodes:
- the LOC117418475 gene encoding histone acetyltransferase KAT6B isoform X2, with translation MKGLVSFCCFLAVLVLGTAEEEEEDLQDEESGASEDQDEEETAEKNTSEEEDKESKTLDEDLVEESNSSEDNVEAADQETPEEEDKEENLEGEESTTSTGEDTDLESEEHSVSEEEKGEEAGGETTSEEEEKDASEEDTDTSESEEQQPDVGEGDSTAEVMGVGENPAEAKGDDAADTSLESEEQSDESESLNREDETDPESEGEDKKQDEVGQASYKAVEPLGDDPNADRSTQDHERLGEAPEDNQESTGEQDEDNVQDSSHDQVELQETETENYASDSKGDTSQEDDESEENLEPAEDLETQEEVEEGQGVEQEGEEEQQDPAPEDKSDSVEEVEGERGSQESEEDNPETADERDSEDLSDQTESPDDKEVSDLQDVSPEGEEEEANSEESSAESIETEEDVPRSQEEKESGELGQEGGLPVNGEAGEEGSAGETDPEDIETATSDQPATEESAEEKNEEGEEIEEASIVDEKGDGEGPQDVDVKPEPGDATESEDRSATQRTKSKIPKSRLTREEEDELLASLLRDRSHIEETLRLKEDTKSDDYSAALQRLRKIYHSAIKPLEQAYRYNELRQHEISDGEITSKPMVLFLGPWSVGKSSMINYLLGLQDTPYQLYTGAEPTTSEFTVIMHGEKIRSIEGIVMAADSSRSFSPLEKFGQNFLEKLVGIEMPHKMLERVTFVDTPGIIENRKQQERGYPFNDVCQWFIDRADLIFVVFDPTKLDVGLELETLFRQLKGRESQIRIILNKADSLVTQDLMRVYGALFWSLAPLINVTEPPRVYVSSFWPLDYAADTSRELFKKEEISLLEDLNQVIENRLENKIAFIRQHGIRVRIHALLVDRYLQTYRDKMTFFSDPELVFQEILDDPDKFYIFKSILAKTNVSKFDLPNRDAYRDFFGINPISNFKLLSAQCSYMGGCLLEKIERAITHELPGLLGSIASDRNPSLSSCEATGCGEKPKNRYKKH, from the exons ATGAAGGGTCTAGTCTCGTTCTGCTGCTTCCTCGCTGTGCTGGTCCTGGGGACAGCAG aagaagaggaggaagactTGCAGGATGAAGAATCAGGTGCCTCAGAGGATCAGGATGAGGAAGAGACTGCAGAGAAGAACACCTCTGAAGAAGAAGACAAAGAATCAAAGACGTTGGATGAAGATTTAGTTGAAGAATCAAATTCTTCGGAGGATAACGTAGAGGCTGCAGATCAGGAAACACCAGAAGAGGAAGATAAAGAAGAAAACTTAGAGGGTGAAGAATCAACCACATCAACAGGAGAAGATACAGACTTAGAGTCTGAAGAACATAGTGTATCAGAAGAAGAAAAAGGAGAAGAGGCGGGAGGAGAGACCACGTCAGAGGAAGAAGAAAAGGATGCCTCAGAAGAAGACACAGATACTAGTGAATCTGAAGAACAACAGCCTGATGTAGGCGAGGGGGATTCGACTGCAGAGGTGATGGGAGTTGGAGAGAATCCTGCAGAGGCCAAAGGGGATGATGCCGCTGATACCTCCCTTGAGTCTGAGGAGCAAAGCGACGAGAGTGAAAGTCTAAACCGGGAAGATGAGACTGACCCCGAGTCAGAAGGAGAGGATAAAAAACAAGATGAAGTCGGCCAAGCTTCATATAAAGCCGTCGAGCCATTAGGTGATGATCCCAATGCTGACAGGAGCACCCAAGATCATGAACGCTTGGGAGAAGCACCAGAGGACAACCAAGAATCGACAGGAGAGCAAGATGAGGATAATGTGCAGGATTCCTCGCATGACCAGGTGGAACTCCAGGAGACGGAGACCGAAAATTATGCCTCTGATTCTAAGGGTGACACCAGCCAAGAAGATGATGAGAGTGAAGAGAATCTGGAACCTGCAGAAGACTTAGAGACTCAGGAGGAGGTTGAGGAAGGACAAGGGGTTGAGCAAGAAGGGGAGGAAGAACAGCAAGATCCTGCTCCAGAGGACAAAAGTGATTctgtggaggaggtggagggagAAAGAGGATCTCAAGAGTCTGAGGAGGACAACCCTGAGACAGCCGATGAAAGAGACAGTGAAGATTTGTCTGATCAGACTGAAAGTCCTGATGATAAAGAAGTGTCTGATTTGCAAGATGTCAGTCCTGAAGGAGAAGAGGAGGAAGCTAACAGTGAAGAATCCAGCGCAGAAAGCATTGAAACAGAAGAAGATGTCCCAAGATCTCAGGAGGAGAAAGAATCTGGTGAGCTGGGTCAGGAAGGAGGTCTGCCTGTTAATGGTGAGGCAGGAGAAGAGGGATCAGCGGGAGAGACAGACCCGGAAGACATTGAAACCGCAACCTCTGATCAACCAGCGACAGAAGAATCTGCCGAGGAAAAAAACGAGGAGGGAGAAGAAATAGAAGAAGCATCTATAGTGGATGAGAAAGGCGACGGGGAGGGCCCTCAAGATGTTGATGTCAAACCAGAACCTGGAGACGCCACCGAGTCTGAGGACCGTTCGGCAACACAGAGAACAAAATCTAAAATACCCAAGTCAAGGTTAACAAGAG AAGAAGAGGATGAATTGTTGGCCTCTCTCCTTAGAGACAGATCTCACATTGAAGAAACACTCAGGCTGAAAGAGGACACCAAGTCAGACGACTACTCAG CTGCACTCCAGCGTCTACGAAAGATCTACCACTCGGCTATCAAACCTCTGGAGCAGGCCTACAGGTACAACGAGCTGAGGCAGCATGAGATCTCAG ATGGGGAGATCACCTCCAAACCTATGGTGTTGTTCCTGGGACCATGGAGCGTTGGCAAGTCCTCAATGATAAACTACCTCCTGGGGCTGCAGGACACTCCTTACCAACTGTACACAG GGGCTGAGCCCACGACCTCCGAGTTCACAGTGATCATGCATGGTGAGAAGATCCGCTCCATCGAGGGCATCGTCATGGCGGCCGACAGTTCCCGCTCCTTCTCCCCCCTGGAGAAGTTCGGACAGAACTTCCTGGAGAAGCTGGTTGGCATCGAGATGCCACACAAGATGCTGGAGAGGGTCACCTTCGTGGACACGCCCGGCATCATTGAGAACCGCAAGCAGCAAGAGAGAG gcTACCCCTTCAACGATGTGTGCCAGTGGTTCATCGACCGCGCTGACCTGATCTTTGTGGTCTTTGACCCCACCAAGCTTGACGTGGGTCTGGAGCTGGAGACGCTTTTCCGACAGCTCAAAGGGCGCGAGTCGCAGATCCGCATCATCCTGAACAAAGCAGATAGCCTGGTCACTCAGGACCTGATGAGAGTCTACGGCGCCCTCTTCTGGAGCCTGGCCCCGCTCATTAACGTGACTGAGCCCCCCCGCGTCTATGTCAGCTCCTTCTGGCCCCTGGACTACGCGGCCGACACCAGCCGGGAACTCTTCAAGAAGGAAGAGATCTCTCTGCTGGAGGACCTGAACCAGGTGATTGAGAACCGCCTGGAGAACAAGATCGCTTTCATCCGGCAGCACGGCATCCGGGTGCGCATTCACGCCCTGCTGGTGGACCGCTACCTGCAGACCTACCGCGACAAGATGACCTTCTTCAGCGACCCCGAGCTGGTCTTCCAGGAGATCCTGGACGACCCGGACAAGTTCTACATCTTCAAGTCCATCCTGGCCAAGACCAACGTCAGCAAGTTCGACTTGCCCAATCGCGACGCCTACCGTGACTTCTTTGGAATCAACCCCATCAGCAACTTCAAGCTGCTGTCCGCTCAGTGCTCCTACATGGGAGGCTGCCTGCTGGAGAAGATCGAGAGGGCCATCACCCACGAGCTTCCGGGCCTCTTGGGGAGTATCGCTTCAGATAGGAACCCATCTCTATCATCCTGCGAAGCCACAGGCTGCGGAGAGAAGCCCAAGAACCGCTATAAAAAGCActga
- the LOC117418475 gene encoding uncharacterized protein LOC117418475 isoform X1, with the protein MKGLVSFCCFLAVLVLGTAEEEEEDLQDEESGASEDQDEEETAEKNTSEEEDKESKTLDEDLVEESNSSEDNVEAADQETPEEEDKEENLEGEESTTSTGEDTDLESEEHSVSEEEKGEEAGGETTSEEEEKDASEEDTDTSESEEQQPDVGEGDSTAEVMGVGENPAEAKGDDAADTSLESEEQSDESESLNREDETDPESEGEDKKQDEVGQASYKAVEPLGDDPNADRSTQDHERLGEAPEDNQESTGEQDEDNVQDSSHDQVELQETETENYASDSKGDTSQEDDESEENLEPAEDLETQEEVEEGQGVEQEGEEEQQDPAPEDKSDSVEEVEGERGSQESEEDNPETADERDSEDLSDQTESPDDKEVSDLQDVSPEGEEEEANSEESSAESIETEEDVPRSQEEKESGELGQEGGLPVNGEAGEEGSAGETDPEDIETATSDQPATEESAEEKNEEGEEIEEASIVDEKGDGEGPQDVDVKPEPGDATESEDRSATQRTKSKIPKSRLTREEEDELLASLLRDRSHIEETLRLKEDTKSDDYSAALQRLRKIYHSAIKPLEQAYRYNELRQHEISAYPGRTLGASATDGEITSKPMVLFLGPWSVGKSSMINYLLGLQDTPYQLYTGAEPTTSEFTVIMHGEKIRSIEGIVMAADSSRSFSPLEKFGQNFLEKLVGIEMPHKMLERVTFVDTPGIIENRKQQERGYPFNDVCQWFIDRADLIFVVFDPTKLDVGLELETLFRQLKGRESQIRIILNKADSLVTQDLMRVYGALFWSLAPLINVTEPPRVYVSSFWPLDYAADTSRELFKKEEISLLEDLNQVIENRLENKIAFIRQHGIRVRIHALLVDRYLQTYRDKMTFFSDPELVFQEILDDPDKFYIFKSILAKTNVSKFDLPNRDAYRDFFGINPISNFKLLSAQCSYMGGCLLEKIERAITHELPGLLGSIASDRNPSLSSCEATGCGEKPKNRYKKH; encoded by the exons ATGAAGGGTCTAGTCTCGTTCTGCTGCTTCCTCGCTGTGCTGGTCCTGGGGACAGCAG aagaagaggaggaagactTGCAGGATGAAGAATCAGGTGCCTCAGAGGATCAGGATGAGGAAGAGACTGCAGAGAAGAACACCTCTGAAGAAGAAGACAAAGAATCAAAGACGTTGGATGAAGATTTAGTTGAAGAATCAAATTCTTCGGAGGATAACGTAGAGGCTGCAGATCAGGAAACACCAGAAGAGGAAGATAAAGAAGAAAACTTAGAGGGTGAAGAATCAACCACATCAACAGGAGAAGATACAGACTTAGAGTCTGAAGAACATAGTGTATCAGAAGAAGAAAAAGGAGAAGAGGCGGGAGGAGAGACCACGTCAGAGGAAGAAGAAAAGGATGCCTCAGAAGAAGACACAGATACTAGTGAATCTGAAGAACAACAGCCTGATGTAGGCGAGGGGGATTCGACTGCAGAGGTGATGGGAGTTGGAGAGAATCCTGCAGAGGCCAAAGGGGATGATGCCGCTGATACCTCCCTTGAGTCTGAGGAGCAAAGCGACGAGAGTGAAAGTCTAAACCGGGAAGATGAGACTGACCCCGAGTCAGAAGGAGAGGATAAAAAACAAGATGAAGTCGGCCAAGCTTCATATAAAGCCGTCGAGCCATTAGGTGATGATCCCAATGCTGACAGGAGCACCCAAGATCATGAACGCTTGGGAGAAGCACCAGAGGACAACCAAGAATCGACAGGAGAGCAAGATGAGGATAATGTGCAGGATTCCTCGCATGACCAGGTGGAACTCCAGGAGACGGAGACCGAAAATTATGCCTCTGATTCTAAGGGTGACACCAGCCAAGAAGATGATGAGAGTGAAGAGAATCTGGAACCTGCAGAAGACTTAGAGACTCAGGAGGAGGTTGAGGAAGGACAAGGGGTTGAGCAAGAAGGGGAGGAAGAACAGCAAGATCCTGCTCCAGAGGACAAAAGTGATTctgtggaggaggtggagggagAAAGAGGATCTCAAGAGTCTGAGGAGGACAACCCTGAGACAGCCGATGAAAGAGACAGTGAAGATTTGTCTGATCAGACTGAAAGTCCTGATGATAAAGAAGTGTCTGATTTGCAAGATGTCAGTCCTGAAGGAGAAGAGGAGGAAGCTAACAGTGAAGAATCCAGCGCAGAAAGCATTGAAACAGAAGAAGATGTCCCAAGATCTCAGGAGGAGAAAGAATCTGGTGAGCTGGGTCAGGAAGGAGGTCTGCCTGTTAATGGTGAGGCAGGAGAAGAGGGATCAGCGGGAGAGACAGACCCGGAAGACATTGAAACCGCAACCTCTGATCAACCAGCGACAGAAGAATCTGCCGAGGAAAAAAACGAGGAGGGAGAAGAAATAGAAGAAGCATCTATAGTGGATGAGAAAGGCGACGGGGAGGGCCCTCAAGATGTTGATGTCAAACCAGAACCTGGAGACGCCACCGAGTCTGAGGACCGTTCGGCAACACAGAGAACAAAATCTAAAATACCCAAGTCAAGGTTAACAAGAG AAGAAGAGGATGAATTGTTGGCCTCTCTCCTTAGAGACAGATCTCACATTGAAGAAACACTCAGGCTGAAAGAGGACACCAAGTCAGACGACTACTCAG CTGCACTCCAGCGTCTACGAAAGATCTACCACTCGGCTATCAAACCTCTGGAGCAGGCCTACAGGTACAACGAGCTGAGGCAGCATGAGATCTCAG CTTACCCTGGACGAACGTTAGGTGCCTCAGCGACAG ATGGGGAGATCACCTCCAAACCTATGGTGTTGTTCCTGGGACCATGGAGCGTTGGCAAGTCCTCAATGATAAACTACCTCCTGGGGCTGCAGGACACTCCTTACCAACTGTACACAG GGGCTGAGCCCACGACCTCCGAGTTCACAGTGATCATGCATGGTGAGAAGATCCGCTCCATCGAGGGCATCGTCATGGCGGCCGACAGTTCCCGCTCCTTCTCCCCCCTGGAGAAGTTCGGACAGAACTTCCTGGAGAAGCTGGTTGGCATCGAGATGCCACACAAGATGCTGGAGAGGGTCACCTTCGTGGACACGCCCGGCATCATTGAGAACCGCAAGCAGCAAGAGAGAG gcTACCCCTTCAACGATGTGTGCCAGTGGTTCATCGACCGCGCTGACCTGATCTTTGTGGTCTTTGACCCCACCAAGCTTGACGTGGGTCTGGAGCTGGAGACGCTTTTCCGACAGCTCAAAGGGCGCGAGTCGCAGATCCGCATCATCCTGAACAAAGCAGATAGCCTGGTCACTCAGGACCTGATGAGAGTCTACGGCGCCCTCTTCTGGAGCCTGGCCCCGCTCATTAACGTGACTGAGCCCCCCCGCGTCTATGTCAGCTCCTTCTGGCCCCTGGACTACGCGGCCGACACCAGCCGGGAACTCTTCAAGAAGGAAGAGATCTCTCTGCTGGAGGACCTGAACCAGGTGATTGAGAACCGCCTGGAGAACAAGATCGCTTTCATCCGGCAGCACGGCATCCGGGTGCGCATTCACGCCCTGCTGGTGGACCGCTACCTGCAGACCTACCGCGACAAGATGACCTTCTTCAGCGACCCCGAGCTGGTCTTCCAGGAGATCCTGGACGACCCGGACAAGTTCTACATCTTCAAGTCCATCCTGGCCAAGACCAACGTCAGCAAGTTCGACTTGCCCAATCGCGACGCCTACCGTGACTTCTTTGGAATCAACCCCATCAGCAACTTCAAGCTGCTGTCCGCTCAGTGCTCCTACATGGGAGGCTGCCTGCTGGAGAAGATCGAGAGGGCCATCACCCACGAGCTTCCGGGCCTCTTGGGGAGTATCGCTTCAGATAGGAACCCATCTCTATCATCCTGCGAAGCCACAGGCTGCGGAGAGAAGCCCAAGAACCGCTATAAAAAGCActga